In Rhodococcus qingshengii JCM 15477, the sequence AAAGACTCGAGAATCCGGGAACACCGGCAACCTTGCCGAACTCGTACACGCCCTCGTCGAACACGGCTATGATCCGAGCATCCTGCGCCGGGATCGCCTCGTCGGACAGGGGCGCATACGGCAGTCCTCCAGCCGCATTCGCTCGCTGGGATTCCGGACGCCCGAAGCCGCTCTCCGCCAACAGCAACGACGGCGGCGCCTGCTCGGTGGTGGTGGCAAGGATTCCAGAACTGCTCATCAGCACCGACACGGTGTTCGCTTCACCACCGGACCGAGCAGAGACGTCAGCGATCTTGCCCTCCAAGGCGACGGTCAGCTTGTCGGCAACCGACTGACGATCAAAAGCGCGTCCGAAGAAGGCAAGATTCTCACGCCACGGAGTGGTGACGGCCGGGACCGGCACTGTGGGGACGGTCGATGCGAGGGAGTCGTAGTAGCTCCGATCGCCCATCGACGTGAAGATGACCAGTCCGGGATCCTGGGCGAGGACCTGCTCGATCGGGGGTGCACCGAGCGGCGGCACCGTGACCACCTCGGTACCCGCTGACGCCAAGATGTCCTGGCCGATCTCCGATCCCCACGACGTGAAGACCACATCAGGGGTGATGCCGACGGCAAGGAGACCGAGTGCGGCGTATTCGTCGAGGGAAACAATTCGCCCGAGGTCGCCTGGAACCGACGTCTCACCGAATTCATGGGACACAACACGCGTTCCCTCGGCAGGTTCCGTCGTCGGTCCCGCCTCACTCGAGCTACAGGCGGCCGCAGTCAGGGCAACGACACTGACCAGCAGCGAAGCACCCAGCCTCGATAGGTAACCGGGTCGCGTTTTCAACTTCATGGTGTCCTTCAGCTTCGAAAAATCGGGGGGTTCGCATAAATCCGAGCACTGCTCGGATTTGGCAAGTAAACCTCACCTAAGTTCATCCGTCAATCGCTTGCGTCGACTACGCACACCGATCCGACGCCGCTAAGCTCGGTCGGACCATGACTGCGCCATCACCTGACAAGAAGTCCGCCGCGACATCAGAGCGCCGCCGGAGTTACAACACCGGGATCACTGCGGACGCAGTGGTGACCGTGGCGTTCGGGCTCAGTCGCGAGCACGGAGTCGAGGGCTGGTCGCTGCGGCAGCTGCTCGGCGAACTCGATACGTCGTTCTCCGTCGTCTATCGACTCGTCGGAGATCGGGACGCACTCTCGGCTGCGGTGGTCGACAGTGCGGTGTCGGCCGTGAACGTGCCATCCGCACAGGAAGATTGGCGTCGATGGCTGACACATCTGCTCTTGCAGATGCGAGAGGCATTGATCGAGTGTCCAGGCGCGGCGCAGTGGCTGCTGATGAACGGAGTTGCCACCCAGCGCAGCCGGGAACTCATGGAGGCAGGATTGGCATCGCTGATCGACGCCGGGTTCGGGGAAGAAGCCGCTCAGGCTTACACCGTCGCCTTCACCTCGACAATCACACTGATCGCCATGAACGACGCCAGGCGCATTCCCAGCGGACAGCCTTCACCCGATCACAGCGCGATGCTGGAACGACTGAGTAACGACGGACCCTCAGATCCTCGTTCATCGATGGAGACACTGATCGGGAAGTTCGCCGGTCCACCGGATGCTGCGGAAGCAACACGGGCAGAACACTATCGCTACACACTCGACCGTGTCCTCGACGGCCTCGAGGCGCGGCTGAACGCAATCAAGGAGTCACAGAAATGACCGAGGGTCGCTGTCGCAGTTGTGCGACAGCAACCCTCGGATGAGTTGGATTCTCGATATGTCTAACGGAACAGGTTCGCGACGAACGGAATCGTGTCAGCCTGTGATTCGACCAAAGCGCCGCTATGGTCGGTGTTGTAGGTCTTGAACGTGACCGGTTCACCGTTGGCGACCAACGCTGCAACCAGCGAAAGTGCAGACGGTGCAGGGACATCCACATCGAGCAAGCCCTGGCCGATGAAGATGGGGCGATCGTATCCACTGGTCGGTACACCCATGTAATCGTTCAGCAGACCCTGGAAGTTCGGGATCTGACTGAGCGGGCGGGAGAAGATGTCACCGAGGACCAGATCCTTGGATGCCTCGTCCAGGTCTGCGGCGCAGAGCTTTTCGGCCGAGTCGACCTTTTCCCTTCCCAAGTCGTTCAGGTAGGAATTCAAGTCGATCTCGGGGTGCGCTTCCCGCAAGCCCGCGAGGATGTAGAGCGCGTACGACGTCAATCCGCCGCCGAGGGCGATGGGAGGGAAGCCCGGACCGGCAGGCAGGAGGGTCAACTCGATGTTGGCCGGCACTCCGGTACCCACCCCGCCGCGATAGTCGAGAGAATCCCCACCGTATTCAGTGGCGTAGCGCGCCGTCGTGATGGCCGCTCCGCCGCCCTGCGACTGTCCGACCACTGCCCACCGATTCGAGATGGTGGGGTCGATCACCCGAGCAGCCTTGACCGAGTCGACGACGCTGTGCGCCTCCACCTTTCCGTCGAGATACGGCATCAGCCCCGGTGTTCCCAGACCGACGTAGTCGGTGGCGACTACGGCGTAGCCCTCGGA encodes:
- a CDS encoding ABC transporter substrate-binding protein gives rise to the protein MKLKTRPGYLSRLGASLLVSVVALTAAACSSSEAGPTTEPAEGTRVVSHEFGETSVPGDLGRIVSLDEYAALGLLAVGITPDVVFTSWGSEIGQDILASAGTEVVTVPPLGAPPIEQVLAQDPGLVIFTSMGDRSYYDSLASTVPTVPVPAVTTPWRENLAFFGRAFDRQSVADKLTVALEGKIADVSARSGGEANTVSVLMSSSGILATTTEQAPPSLLLAESGFGRPESQRANAAGGLPYAPLSDEAIPAQDARIIAVFDEGVYEFGKVAGVPGFSSLSAVQENRVAKVNGDMWLATHPFATFWMIEDMDAMAAGNLTGTGTEAVAATRYQEFTALTA
- a CDS encoding TetR/AcrR family transcriptional regulator, whose translation is MTAPSPDKKSAATSERRRSYNTGITADAVVTVAFGLSREHGVEGWSLRQLLGELDTSFSVVYRLVGDRDALSAAVVDSAVSAVNVPSAQEDWRRWLTHLLLQMREALIECPGAAQWLLMNGVATQRSRELMEAGLASLIDAGFGEEAAQAYTVAFTSTITLIAMNDARRIPSGQPSPDHSAMLERLSNDGPSDPRSSMETLIGKFAGPPDAAEATRAEHYRYTLDRVLDGLEARLNAIKESQK
- a CDS encoding alpha/beta hydrolase family protein, whose product is MKFQSKSFARISIAALCAATIGSAVAAPIASAQAPSASQATGTVVSSEPLPKDLWIPGTADAKRFTYWTIGSNGGPALSSGAYYVPAGPAPEGGWPVIAWAHGTTGLDDSCAPSLVGPGLPERDYPYLGRWLSEGYAVVATDYVGLGTPGLMPYLDGKVEAHSVVDSVKAARVIDPTISNRWAVVGQSQGGGAAITTARYATEYGGDSLDYRGGVGTGVPANIELTLLPAGPGFPPIALGGGLTSYALYILAGLREAHPEIDLNSYLNDLGREKVDSAEKLCAADLDEASKDLVLGDIFSRPLSQIPNFQGLLNDYMGVPTSGYDRPIFIGQGLLDVDVPAPSALSLVAALVANGEPVTFKTYNTDHSGALVESQADTIPFVANLFR